One genomic window of Cercospora beticola chromosome 5, complete sequence includes the following:
- the URE1 gene encoding Urease (antiSMASH:Cluster_17~MEROPS:MER0004801): MQLAPKEIDKLLITQTGFLAQRRLARGVRLNHTEALSLIACVLHELIRDGTHSVSDLMSLGTTLLGRRHVLPSVPHTLKELMVEGTFRNGTYLVTVHDPIATDEGNLERALYGSLLPVMDKGRENEVFSWPPVEGLEVWGEKEMPGAVVAVRGKEGRIALNEGRKRLKLKVTSKGDRPIQVGSHYHFVETNPKLEFDRLKARGMRLDIPAGTSVRFEPGESRTVTLVEIAGNKVIRGGNGLASGGVHAVSDEGLLQRLKEGGFLHVEQPRADARLLEGCTMDRESYIAMFGPTTGDRVRLGATDLWISVEKDLTVYGDECSFGGGKTIRDGMGQASGRADKDCLDTVVTNALIVDYTGIYKADIGIKDGIIVGIGKAGNPDVMEGVDPNLIVGAATDVIAGEHKIVTYGGYDSHIHFICPQQAYEAVASGITTFLGGGTGPSTSTNATTCTPSVNMMKWMLQACDDLPINVGITGKGNDADPAGLIDQVEAGACGLKLHEDWGTTPATIDTCLSVADEHDIQVLIHTDTLNESGFVETTVAAFKDRTIHTYHTEGAGGGHAPDIISVVEHPHVLPSSTNPTRPYTGNTLDEHLDMLMVCHHLSRNIPEDVAFAESRIRAETIAAEDVLHDIGAISMMSSDSQAMGRCGEVILRTWNTAHKNKVQRGFLPEDAGTDVDNFRVKRYISKYTINPAIAQGMSHLLGSIEPGKLADLVLWDPANFGVKPAQVVKGGMIVYSQMGDPNASIPTVEPVIMRPMFGAMVPGARGIAWVSGRSIESGKVASYGLKKRVEAVKNCRSVKKGDMKFNGKMPRMKVDAERYIVEADGEEMKAEPADTLPLSQGYFIF, encoded by the exons ATGCAATTGGCACCGAAGGAG ATCGACAAACTCCTCATAACCCAAACCGGCTTCCTCGCCCAACGCCGTCTCGCCCGGGGCGTCCGTCTAAACCACACCGAAGCCCTCTCCCTCATCGCCTGCGTCCTCCACGAACTCATCCGCGATGGAACCCACTCTGTCAGCGACCTCATGTCCCTGGGTACAACCCTCCTCGGCCGCCGCCACGTCCTCCCCTCCGTGCCCCACACCCTCAAAGAATTAATGGTCGAAGGCACATTCCGGAATGGAACCTACCTCGTCACCGTCCACGATCCTATCGCGACCGATGAAGGGAATTTAGAAAGGGCGTTGTATGGATCACTATTGCCTGTGATGGATAAGGGGAGGGAAAATGAGGTTTTTTCGTGGCCGCCTGTGGAAGGGTTGGAGGTTTGGGGGGAGAAGGAAATGCCGggggctgttgttgctgtgagAGGGAAAGAGGGGAGGATAGCATTGAATGAAGGGAGGAAGAGGTTGAAGTTGAAGGTCACGAGTAAAGGTGATAGACCAATTCAAGTGGGGAGTCATTATCATTTTGTGGAAACGAATCCGAAATTGGAATTTGATCGGTTGAAGGCTAGAGGGATGAGATTGGATATTCCGGCGGGGACGTCGGTGAGGTTTGAGCCCGGGGAGAGTAGGACTGTTACGCTGGTGGAGATTGCGGGGAATAAGGTGATACGAGGAGGGAATGGGTTGGCGAGTGGTGGGGTGCATGCTGTGAGTGATGAGGGGTTGTTGCAGAGGTTGAAGGAGGGTGGGTTTTTGCATGTGGAGCAGCCGAGGGCGGATGCGAGGTTGTTGGAGGGGTGTACGATGGATCGGGAGAGTTATATTGCTATGTTTGGACCTACGACGGGAGATCGAGTGAGGCTTGGAGCGACGGATCTGTGGATCTCAGTGGAGAAGGACTTGACAGTCTACGGAGACGAGTGTTCTTTTGGAGGCGGCAAGACGATTCGTGACGGCATGGGACAGGCTTCGGGAAGAGCTGACAAGGACTGCTTGGATACCGTCGTTACCAATGCGCTCATTGTGGACTACACGGGCATCTACAAGGCGGATATTGGCATCAAAGATGGCATCATTGTTGGCATTGGCAAAGCTGGAAATCCGGATGTGATGGAAGGCGTCGATCCCAACCTCATTGTTGGCGCTGCGACAGATGTCATTGCTGGCGAACACAAGATCGTCACATACGGAGGCTACGATTCGCATATTCACTTCATCTGCCCTCAGCAAGCATACGAAGCAGTGGCGAGCGGCATCACGACTTTCCTGGGAGGAGGTACAGGACCAAGCACCAGCACAAATGCTACGACTTGCACGCCAAGTGTCAATATGATGAAGTGGATGCTTCAAGCATGCGATGACTTACCGATCAATGTTGGAATCACGGGCAAAGGTAACGACGCAGATCCCGCAGGTCTGATAGATCAAGTTGAAGCTGGTGCATGCGGACTGAAACTGCACGAAGACTGGGGCACAACACCTGCCACAATCGACACATGTCTCTCCGTTGCCGATGAACACGATATCCAAGTCCTCATCCACACCGACACCCTGAACGAATCCGGCTTTGTCGAAACCACAGTCGCAGCTTTCAAAGACCGCACAATTCACACCTACCACACCGAAGGTGCCGGCGGCGGCCACGCCCCAGACATCATCTCCGTAGTCGAACACCCTCACGTCCTCCCTTCATCCACAAACCCCACCCGCCCCTACACCGGCAACACCCTCGACGAACACCTCGACATGCTCATGGTCTGCCACCACCTCTCCCGCAACATCCCCGAAGACGTCGCCTTCGCCGAATCGCGCATCCGCGCCGAAACCATCGCAGCCGAAGACGTCCTCCACGACATCGGCGCAATCAGCATGATGTCCTCCGACTCCCAAGCCATGGGCCGCTGCGGCGAAGTCATCCTCCGAACCTGGAACACAGCCCACAAAAACAAAGTCCAACGCGGTTTCCTCCCCGAAGACGCCGGAACAGACGTCGACAATTTCCGTGTCAAACGTTATATTTCGAAATATACCATCAACCCGGCCATCGCGCAAGGGATGTCCCATCTTCTCGGTTCTATTGAACCAGGGAAACTCGCGGATCTTGTCCTCTGGGATCCTGCGAATTTTGGTGTGAAACCTGCGCAAGTTGTGAAAGGGGGGATGATTGTTTATTCGCAAATGGGTGATCCGAATGCTAGTATTCCGACTGTGGAACCTGTGATTATGCGGCCCATGTTTGGGGCGATGGTTCCTGGTGCGAGGGGGATTGCGTGGGTGAGTGGGAGGAGTATTGAGAGTGGGAAAGTTGCATCTTATGGATTGAAGAAGAGGGTGGAGGCTGTGAAGAATTGTAGGAGTGTGAAGAAGGGGGATATGAAATTTAATGGGAAGATGCCGAGGATGAAGGTTGATGCGGAGAGATAT ATTGTCGAAGCggatggcgaggagatgaaggCTGAGCCGGCGGATACGCTGCCTTTGAGTCAAGGGTATTTTATCTTCTGA